From Streptomyces sp. 6-11-2, one genomic window encodes:
- a CDS encoding DUF4287 domain-containing protein, giving the protein MSQVFSEETHRNLLARIPHCTGRDISDWLRTVEEGPALRFEEKVSWLRHEHDLAYGHAKALIHEYDLRRAARKLL; this is encoded by the coding sequence ATGTCCCAAGTCTTCTCCGAAGAGACCCATCGCAATCTGCTCGCCCGCATCCCCCACTGCACCGGTCGTGATATCTCCGACTGGCTGCGCACCGTCGAAGAAGGCCCCGCGCTCCGCTTCGAGGAGAAGGTCAGCTGGCTCCGCCACGAGCACGACCTCGCGTACGGCCACGCCAAGGCGCTCATCCACGAGTACGACCTGAGGAGGGCCGCGCGCAAGCTGCTCTAA
- a CDS encoding acetyl-CoA C-acetyltransferase produces MPEAVIVSTARSPIGRAFKGSLKDLRPDDLTATIIQAALAKIPELDPRDIDDLMLGCGLPGGEQGNNLGRIVAVQMGMDHLPGCTITRYCSSSLQTSRMALHAIRAGEGDVFVSAGVEMVSRFTKGNSDSLPDTHNPLFAEAEARTAARAEQGGSTWHDPREDGLVPDAYIAMGQTAENLARLKGVTRQDMDEFGVRSQNLAEEAIKNGFWEREITPVTLPDGTVIGKDDGPRPGVTMEGVAGLKPVFRPDGLVTAGNCCPLNDGAAAVVIMSDTKARELSLTPLARIVSTGVSALSPEIMGLGPVEASRQALERAGLTIGDIDLVEINEAFAAQVIPSYRDLGIDLDRLNVNGGAIAVGHPFGMTGARITGTLVNSLQFHDKQFGLETMCVGGGQGMAMVIERLS; encoded by the coding sequence ATGCCCGAAGCCGTCATCGTCTCGACTGCCCGCTCCCCCATCGGCCGCGCCTTCAAGGGCTCCCTCAAGGACCTGCGCCCCGACGACCTCACCGCCACGATCATCCAGGCGGCGCTCGCGAAGATCCCCGAGCTGGACCCCCGGGACATCGACGACCTGATGCTCGGCTGCGGCCTGCCCGGCGGCGAGCAGGGCAACAACCTCGGCCGGATCGTCGCCGTGCAGATGGGGATGGACCACCTGCCCGGCTGCACCATCACCCGCTACTGCTCCTCGTCGCTCCAGACCTCCCGGATGGCCCTGCACGCGATCAGGGCCGGCGAGGGCGACGTGTTCGTCTCGGCCGGCGTCGAGATGGTCTCCCGGTTCACCAAGGGCAACTCCGACAGCCTGCCGGACACACACAACCCGCTGTTCGCCGAGGCGGAGGCCCGTACCGCGGCCAGGGCCGAGCAAGGCGGCTCGACCTGGCACGACCCGCGTGAGGACGGTCTGGTCCCGGACGCCTACATCGCGATGGGCCAGACCGCGGAGAACCTGGCCCGCCTCAAGGGCGTCACCCGCCAGGACATGGACGAGTTCGGCGTGCGTTCGCAGAACCTCGCCGAGGAGGCCATAAAGAACGGCTTCTGGGAGCGGGAGATCACCCCGGTGACGCTGCCCGACGGCACCGTGATCGGCAAGGACGACGGCCCGCGCCCCGGCGTGACCATGGAGGGCGTGGCCGGCCTCAAGCCCGTCTTCCGCCCGGACGGCCTGGTCACCGCCGGCAACTGCTGCCCGCTCAACGACGGCGCCGCCGCGGTCGTCATCATGTCCGACACCAAGGCCCGCGAGCTGAGCCTCACCCCGCTCGCCCGGATCGTCTCCACCGGTGTCTCCGCCCTGTCCCCGGAGATCATGGGCCTGGGTCCGGTCGAGGCGTCCCGGCAGGCCCTGGAGCGGGCCGGACTGACCATCGGCGACATCGACCTGGTCGAGATCAACGAGGCCTTCGCCGCCCAGGTGATCCCCTCCTACCGCGACCTCGGCATCGACCTGGACAGGCTGAACGTCAACGGCGGCGCGATCGCGGTGGGCCACCCCTTCGGCATGACCGGCGCACGCATCACGGGCACACTCGTCAACTCCCTCCAGTTCCACGACAAGCAGTTCGGCCTGGAGACGATGTGCGTGGGCGGCGGCCAGGGCATGGCGATGGTCATCGAACGCCTCAGCTGA
- a CDS encoding SGNH/GDSL hydrolase family protein, producing MTNMSRARVARRIAAGAAYGGGGLGLVGAAAVGLVLAEVQMAKRHVGNGTDNHVPVADGLYGRAYDTPGEPPLSLVMLGDSTAAGQGVHRAGQTPGALLASGLAAVAERPVRMRNVAQPGARSDDLDRQVALVLGDPERMPDICVIMVGANDVTHRMPPTRSVRHLSAAVRRLRTAGAEVVVGTCPDFGTIEPVQQPLRWLARRASRQLAAAQTIGAVEQGGRTVSLGDLLGPEFAANPRELFGPDNYHPSAEGYATAAMAVLPTVCAALGLWPAEEERPDVSRSEGFLPVARAAAEAASQAGTEVTAALPTGPRGPWALLKRRRRRRVPEPEPASSGPSDDAPQFEELGGV from the coding sequence ATGACGAACATGTCGAGGGCGAGAGTGGCCCGGCGGATCGCGGCCGGCGCCGCGTACGGCGGCGGCGGACTCGGTCTGGTCGGTGCCGCGGCCGTCGGTCTGGTGCTGGCCGAGGTGCAGATGGCCAAGCGTCACGTGGGCAACGGCACGGACAACCACGTGCCGGTCGCGGACGGACTGTACGGCCGTGCCTACGACACTCCCGGCGAGCCGCCGCTGAGCCTGGTGATGCTCGGCGACTCCACGGCCGCGGGACAGGGCGTGCACAGGGCCGGGCAGACGCCGGGCGCGCTGCTGGCGTCGGGCCTGGCGGCGGTGGCGGAACGTCCGGTGCGGATGCGCAACGTGGCGCAGCCCGGTGCCCGGTCGGACGACCTGGACCGCCAGGTGGCGCTGGTGCTGGGCGACCCGGAGCGCATGCCGGACATCTGCGTGATCATGGTCGGGGCGAACGACGTGACCCACCGGATGCCGCCGACGCGCTCGGTGCGCCATCTGTCGGCGGCGGTGCGGAGGCTGCGCACGGCGGGCGCCGAGGTCGTCGTGGGCACCTGCCCGGACTTCGGCACGATCGAGCCGGTCCAGCAGCCCCTGCGGTGGCTGGCCCGGCGGGCCTCGCGCCAGCTTGCGGCGGCGCAGACGATCGGGGCGGTGGAGCAGGGGGGCCGGACCGTGTCGCTGGGCGACCTGCTGGGGCCGGAGTTCGCGGCGAACCCGCGGGAGCTGTTCGGTCCGGACAACTACCACCCCTCCGCGGAGGGGTACGCGACAGCGGCGATGGCGGTGCTGCCGACGGTGTGCGCGGCGCTGGGCCTGTGGCCGGCCGAGGAGGAGCGTCCGGACGTGTCCCGGAGCGAGGGCTTCCTGCCGGTGGCCCGTGCGGCGGCCGAGGCCGCGTCGCAGGCGGGCACGGAGGTCACGGCGGCGCTGCCGACCGGTCCGCGCGGACCGTGGGCCCTGCTCAAGCGGCGTCGGCGGCGCCGGGTCCCGGAGCCCGAGCCGGCCTCTTCCGGCCCGTCCGACGACGCCCCTCAGTTCGAGGAGCTGGGGGGAGTCTGA
- a CDS encoding cystathionine beta-synthase, translated as MQFHDSMISLVGNTPLVRLNSVTKGIKATVLAKVEYFNPGGSVKDRIALRMIEAAEQSGELKPGGTIVEPTSGNTGVGLAIVAQQKGYKCIFVCPDKVSTDKINVLRAYGAEVVVCPTAVAPEHPDSYYNVSDRLVRETPGAWKPDQYSNPNNPLSHYHSTGPELWEQTEGRITHFVAGVGTGGTISGTGRYLKDASDGKVQVIGADPEGSVYSGGSGRPYLVEGVGEDFWPTAYDRSVADEIVAVSDKDSFQMTRRLAKEEGLLVGGSCGMAVVAALRVAERLGPDDVVVVLLPDSGRGYLSKIFNDEWMADYGFLDDEGPSARVGDVLNDKAGGSIPSLVHMHPDETVGEAIEVLREYGVSQMPIVKPGAGHPDVMAAEVVGSVVERELLDALFTKRAALEDPLEKHMSAPLPQVGSGEPVADLMSVLGTADAAIVLVEGKPTGVVSRQDLLSFLAKGEKH; from the coding sequence GTGCAATTCCACGACTCGATGATCAGCCTCGTCGGCAACACCCCGCTGGTGCGGCTCAACAGCGTCACCAAGGGGATCAAGGCGACCGTCCTGGCGAAGGTCGAGTACTTCAACCCCGGCGGCTCCGTGAAGGACCGCATCGCCCTGCGCATGATCGAGGCGGCCGAGCAGAGCGGGGAGCTCAAGCCCGGTGGCACCATCGTCGAGCCGACCAGTGGGAACACCGGTGTGGGACTGGCCATCGTGGCCCAGCAGAAGGGCTACAAGTGCATCTTCGTGTGCCCGGACAAGGTCTCCACGGACAAGATCAACGTGCTGCGCGCGTACGGCGCCGAAGTGGTCGTGTGCCCGACGGCCGTCGCGCCGGAGCACCCCGACTCCTACTACAACGTCTCCGACCGGCTGGTCCGTGAGACCCCCGGAGCCTGGAAGCCCGACCAGTACTCGAACCCGAACAACCCGCTGTCGCACTACCACTCCACCGGTCCCGAGCTGTGGGAGCAGACCGAGGGGCGGATCACACACTTCGTGGCCGGTGTCGGCACCGGCGGCACCATCTCCGGCACCGGCCGCTACCTGAAGGACGCCAGCGACGGCAAGGTCCAGGTCATCGGTGCCGACCCGGAGGGCTCGGTGTACTCCGGCGGCTCCGGGCGGCCCTACCTCGTCGAGGGCGTCGGTGAGGACTTCTGGCCGACCGCCTACGACCGGAGCGTGGCCGACGAGATCGTCGCCGTCTCCGACAAGGACTCCTTCCAGATGACCCGCCGCCTCGCCAAGGAGGAGGGCCTGCTGGTCGGCGGCTCCTGCGGCATGGCCGTCGTCGCGGCGCTGCGGGTGGCCGAGCGGCTCGGCCCGGACGACGTCGTGGTGGTCCTGCTGCCGGACAGCGGGCGCGGGTACCTGTCGAAGATCTTCAACGACGAGTGGATGGCCGACTACGGCTTCCTGGACGACGAGGGCCCGAGCGCCCGCGTCGGCGACGTGCTGAACGACAAGGCGGGCGGCTCCATCCCCTCCCTGGTCCACATGCACCCGGACGAGACCGTCGGCGAGGCCATCGAGGTGCTGCGTGAGTACGGCGTCTCCCAGATGCCGATCGTGAAGCCGGGCGCCGGCCACCCGGACGTCATGGCGGCCGAAGTGGTCGGCTCGGTGGTCGAGCGGGAGCTGCTGGACGCGCTGTTCACCAAGCGGGCCGCGCTGGAGGACCCGCTGGAGAAGCACATGTCGGCCCCGCTGCCCCAGGTCGGCTCCGGCGAGCCGGTCGCCGACCTGATGTCGGTGCTGGGCACGGCGGACGCGGCGATCGTGCTGGTGGAGGGCAAGCCGACCGGGGTCGTCAGCCGTCAGGACCTGCTCTCCTTCCTGGCCAAGGGCGAAAAGCACTGA
- a CDS encoding MurR/RpiR family transcriptional regulator, translating into MSVTDSPAARLQALFEGHRLTPTQRRIAHSMVRRAADVPFLSSVELAELAGVSQPSVTRFAVALGFDGYPALRRHLREVAPAEPAARPASYNEYQQAVEAEIENLRHLAQALADPRPVRRAGQVLAASRPLPVLGLRAAAAQAYGFAYFAGKVHPDVRLLDEGGTMIQDRIDGAVRAGASALLCFALPRHPREVVDTLAYAKDAGLTVVTVADSAFAPVAKHSDLLLPAAVGTGLAFDTACAPMLLGRVLLEAMCDDLPDAQARLEEFDQKAAARGLFVE; encoded by the coding sequence ATGAGCGTGACCGACAGCCCTGCCGCGCGGCTGCAGGCGCTCTTCGAGGGGCACCGGCTCACACCGACCCAGCGGCGCATCGCGCACAGCATGGTGCGGCGGGCCGCCGACGTGCCCTTCCTGTCCAGCGTCGAGCTGGCCGAACTGGCCGGGGTCAGCCAGCCGTCGGTGACCCGCTTCGCGGTCGCCCTGGGCTTCGACGGCTACCCGGCGCTGCGCCGGCACCTGCGCGAGGTCGCGCCCGCCGAGCCGGCGGCCCGGCCGGCCTCGTACAACGAGTACCAGCAGGCGGTCGAGGCCGAGATCGAGAACCTGAGGCACCTCGCTCAGGCGCTGGCCGATCCGCGGCCGGTGCGCAGGGCGGGACAGGTGCTCGCCGCCTCCCGTCCGCTGCCGGTGCTCGGCCTGCGGGCCGCGGCCGCCCAGGCCTACGGCTTCGCGTACTTCGCCGGCAAGGTCCACCCGGACGTACGGCTGCTCGACGAGGGCGGCACGATGATCCAGGACCGCATCGACGGCGCCGTACGGGCGGGCGCCTCGGCGCTGCTGTGCTTCGCGCTGCCGCGCCACCCGCGCGAGGTCGTGGACACCCTCGCCTACGCCAAGGACGCGGGGCTGACCGTCGTCACGGTCGCGGACTCGGCCTTCGCGCCGGTCGCGAAGCACTCCGACCTGCTGCTGCCCGCCGCCGTCGGTACCGGGCTCGCCTTCGACACCGCGTGCGCGCCGATGCTGCTCGGCCGGGTGCTCCTGGAGGCGATGTGCGACGACCTGCCCGACGCGCAGGCCCGCCTGGAGGAGTTCGACCAGAAGGCGGCGGCACGGGGGCTGTTCGTGGAGTGA